Proteins from a single region of Streptomyces griseiscabiei:
- a CDS encoding putative leader peptide, which translates to MVCDDVSEKTPGALLVARLHVDLCRLASAIC; encoded by the coding sequence ATGGTTTGTGACGACGTGAGCGAGAAGACGCCGGGCGCCCTGCTCGTGGCGCGGCTGCACGTCGACCTGTGCAGGCTTGCCAGCGCCATCTGTTGA
- the rph gene encoding ribonuclease PH — protein MSRIDGRTPEQLRPVTIERGWSKHAEGSVLVSFGDTKVFCTASVTEGVPRWRKGSGEGWVTAEYSMLPRATNTRGDRESVRGRIGGRTHEISRLIGRSLRAVIDYKALGENTIVLDCDVLQADGGTRTAAITGAYVALADAVAWAQGRKLIKANRQPLTGTVSAVSVGIVGGVPLLDLRYEEDVKADTDMNVVCTGDGRFVEVQGTAEAEPFAREELNSLLDLAVSGCDELAALQRKALDTVLER, from the coding sequence ATGTCTCGAATCGACGGCCGCACCCCCGAACAGCTCCGCCCCGTCACCATCGAACGCGGGTGGAGCAAGCACGCCGAGGGCTCCGTCCTCGTCTCCTTCGGTGACACGAAGGTCTTCTGCACCGCCTCGGTCACCGAGGGCGTCCCCCGCTGGCGCAAGGGCAGCGGCGAGGGCTGGGTCACCGCCGAGTACTCCATGCTGCCCCGCGCCACCAACACCCGCGGCGACCGCGAGTCCGTACGCGGCAGGATCGGCGGCCGTACCCACGAGATCTCCCGCCTCATCGGCCGTTCCCTGCGCGCCGTCATCGACTACAAGGCGCTCGGCGAGAACACCATCGTCCTGGACTGCGACGTCCTGCAGGCCGACGGCGGCACGCGTACGGCGGCCATCACCGGCGCGTACGTCGCGCTCGCCGACGCCGTCGCCTGGGCCCAGGGCCGGAAGCTGATCAAGGCCAACCGGCAGCCCCTCACCGGAACCGTCTCGGCCGTCTCCGTCGGCATCGTCGGCGGGGTCCCGCTCCTCGACCTCCGCTACGAGGAGGACGTGAAGGCCGACACCGACATGAACGTCGTCTGCACCGGCGACGGCCGCTTCGTCGAGGTCCAGGGCACCGCCGAGGCCGAGCCGTTCGCCCGCGAGGAGCTCAACTCCCTGCTGGACCTGGCCGTTTCCGGCTGTGACGAACTGGCGGCCCTGCAGCGCAAGGCGCTTGATACGGTCCTCGAAAGGTAA
- a CDS encoding Mov34/MPN/PAD-1 family protein, with protein sequence MLTITQALVDQIVAHARKDHPDEACGVIAGPEGSDRPERFIPMLNAAMSPTFYEFDSGDLFKLYREMDDRDEVPVVVYHSHTATEARPSRTDISLASEPNAHYVLVSTADTDGLGEFQFRSFRIVEGEVTEEEVRIVDAY encoded by the coding sequence ATGCTGACCATCACCCAGGCACTCGTCGACCAGATCGTCGCCCACGCGCGCAAGGACCACCCCGACGAGGCGTGCGGCGTCATCGCGGGACCCGAGGGTTCGGACCGGCCGGAACGTTTCATCCCGATGCTGAACGCGGCCATGTCCCCCACGTTCTACGAGTTCGACTCGGGGGATCTGTTCAAGCTGTACCGGGAGATGGACGACCGTGACGAGGTGCCGGTGGTCGTCTACCACTCCCACACGGCCACCGAGGCCCGCCCGTCCCGCACGGACATCTCCCTCGCCAGTGAGCCGAACGCCCACTACGTCCTCGTCTCCACCGCCGACACCGACGGCCTCGGCGAGTTCCAGTTCCGCTCCTTCCGGATCGTCGAGGGCGAGGTGACCGAGGAGGAGGTGCGGATCGTCGACGCGTACTGA
- a CDS encoding MBL fold metallo-hydrolase translates to MKLTVVGCSGSFPSAESACSSYLVEADGFRLLLDMGNGALGELQRHCGLYDLDAIFLSHLHADHCIDMCAYFVARYYRHDGGRCDPIPVYGPEGTEQRLTTAYADTPSASSMSEVFDFHTVKPSTFEIGPFTVHTERVAHPVEAYGIRIEHDGRVLTYSGDTGVTDTLDELARDADLFLCEAAFTHGKENIPDLHLNGREAGETAARAGARRLVLTHVPPWTDPQVNLVDAREVYDGPVELAVPRTSYEI, encoded by the coding sequence ATGAAGCTCACCGTCGTCGGCTGCTCGGGGTCGTTCCCGTCCGCGGAATCGGCCTGCTCGAGCTACCTCGTAGAGGCCGACGGCTTCCGGCTGCTCCTCGACATGGGCAACGGTGCCCTGGGCGAGCTGCAGCGCCACTGCGGTCTCTACGACCTCGACGCGATCTTCCTCAGCCATCTGCACGCCGACCACTGCATCGACATGTGCGCCTATTTCGTCGCACGGTACTACCGCCATGACGGGGGCCGCTGCGACCCCATCCCGGTCTACGGACCGGAGGGCACCGAGCAGCGTCTCACCACGGCCTACGCCGACACCCCGTCGGCCTCCTCCATGAGCGAGGTCTTCGACTTCCACACGGTCAAGCCGAGCACGTTCGAGATCGGCCCCTTCACCGTCCACACGGAACGGGTCGCGCACCCCGTCGAGGCGTACGGCATCCGGATCGAGCACGACGGCCGGGTCCTGACGTACTCCGGGGACACCGGTGTCACCGACACCCTGGACGAACTGGCCCGCGACGCCGACCTGTTCCTCTGCGAGGCCGCCTTCACGCACGGCAAGGAGAACATCCCGGATCTCCACCTCAACGGCCGCGAGGCCGGGGAGACCGCCGCGCGGGCGGGTGCCCGCCGGCTCGTCCTGACCCATGTCCCGCCGTGGACCGACCCGCAGGTCAACCTCGTCGACGCCCGAGAGGTGTACGACGGCCCGGTGGAACTGGCGGTGCCGAGGACGTCGTACGAGATCTGA
- a CDS encoding PLP-dependent cysteine synthase family protein, whose product MRYDSPLAAVGNTPLVRLPRLSPSADVRIWAKLEDRNPTGSVKDRPALHMIEQAEKDGRLTPGCTILEPTSGNTGISLAMAAKLKGYRMVCVMPENTSQERRELLAMWGAEIIPSPAAGGSNTAVRVAKELSAEHPDWVMLYQYGNPDNAGAHYATTGPEILADLPSITHFVAGLGTTGTLMGVGRYLREQKPDVKIVAAEPRYDDLVYGLRNLDEGFVPELYDASVLTTRFSVGSADAVTRTRELLQQEGIFAGVSTGAALHAAIGVGNKAVKSGEPADIVFVVADGGWKYLSTGVYTAATTEEAIETLQGQLWA is encoded by the coding sequence ATGCGCTACGACTCCCCGCTGGCCGCGGTGGGCAACACCCCTCTGGTGCGCCTGCCGCGGCTGTCGCCGTCCGCCGACGTCCGCATCTGGGCGAAGCTGGAGGACCGCAACCCGACGGGTTCGGTCAAGGACCGGCCCGCCCTGCACATGATCGAACAGGCGGAGAAGGACGGCCGGCTGACCCCCGGCTGCACGATCCTGGAGCCCACCTCGGGCAACACGGGCATCTCCCTCGCCATGGCGGCCAAGCTCAAGGGCTACCGCATGGTCTGCGTCATGCCCGAGAACACCTCCCAGGAGCGGCGCGAGCTGCTCGCCATGTGGGGCGCCGAGATCATCCCGTCCCCGGCGGCGGGGGGCTCCAACACGGCCGTCCGCGTGGCGAAGGAACTCTCCGCCGAGCATCCCGACTGGGTGATGCTCTACCAGTACGGCAACCCCGACAACGCGGGCGCCCACTACGCCACGACCGGCCCCGAGATCCTCGCGGACCTGCCCTCCATCACCCACTTCGTGGCGGGCCTCGGCACCACCGGCACCCTGATGGGCGTCGGCCGCTACCTGCGCGAGCAGAAGCCGGACGTGAAGATCGTCGCCGCCGAGCCGCGCTACGACGACCTCGTCTACGGGCTGCGCAACCTCGACGAGGGGTTCGTGCCGGAGCTGTACGACGCGTCCGTGCTGACGACCCGCTTCTCGGTCGGCTCCGCCGACGCGGTGACGCGTACGCGGGAGCTGCTGCAGCAGGAGGGGATCTTCGCGGGGGTCTCCACGGGGGCCGCGCTGCACGCGGCGATCGGGGTCGGCAACAAGGCGGTCAAGTCCGGTGAGCCGGCCGACATCGTCTTCGTGGTCGCCGACGGTGGCTGGAAGTACCTGTCGACGGGCGTCTACACCGCCGCGACGACGGAGGAGGCCATCGAGACGTTGCAGGGGCAGCTCTGGGCGTAG
- a CDS encoding MoaD/ThiS family protein, protein MAIEVRIPTILRQYTDGQKAVEGAGATLADLFTDLETRHTGIHARIVDGGELRRFVNVYLNDEDVRFLEGINTKLSDGDSVTILPAVAGGMA, encoded by the coding sequence ATGGCCATCGAGGTCCGCATCCCCACCATCCTCCGCCAGTACACCGACGGTCAGAAGGCGGTGGAGGGAGCCGGTGCCACCCTCGCCGACCTGTTCACCGACCTGGAGACCCGGCACACGGGCATCCACGCCCGCATCGTGGACGGCGGTGAACTGCGCCGCTTCGTCAACGTCTATCTGAACGACGAGGACGTCCGCTTCCTGGAGGGCATCAACACCAAGCTCTCCGACGGCGACAGCGTGACGATCCTGCCGGCCGTGGCCGGCGGCATGGCCTGA
- a CDS encoding glucose PTS transporter subunit EIIB: protein MGYCDNRESRDNRGKGNKGRVGMASKAEKIVAGLGGLDNIEEVEGCITRLRTEVHDASLVDEAALKAAGAHGVVKMGTAIQVVIGTDADPIAAEIEDMM from the coding sequence GTGGGTTACTGCGACAACCGCGAAAGCCGCGACAACCGCGGAAAAGGGAACAAGGGGAGAGTGGGCATGGCCAGTAAGGCTGAGAAGATCGTTGCCGGGCTCGGCGGCCTCGACAACATCGAAGAGGTCGAGGGCTGCATCACGCGCCTGCGCACCGAGGTCCATGACGCCTCCCTCGTGGACGAGGCCGCCCTCAAGGCCGCCGGCGCCCACGGCGTCGTCAAGATGGGCACCGCGATCCAGGTCGTCATCGGTACGGACGCCGACCCCATCGCCGCGGAGATCGAAGACATGATGTGA
- a CDS encoding amino acid permease: protein MTSAQVDKHGDGAVPGDAPEEGYERGLGSRQVQMIAIGGAIGVGLFLNAGANIAKAGPSLILMYALAGVIIFFIMRALGELLLYRPVSGSFAEYSREFLGPFFGYFTGWTYWLLWVVTGMAELTAAAIYINYWFPDVPQWVSALAFLVVLFVANLISVKLFGEIEFWFSMIKVTAIIGMIVIGLGVLTFGFSAAGDTAAVSNLWAYDGFFPKGIGSSLMTLQGVMFAYLAVELVGVTAGESENPEKTLPKAINTLPWRIALFYVGALTVILCVVKWTEFAPGVSPFVAAFAKIGIPAGAAIVNFVVLTAALSSCNSGMYSTGRMLRTLADSGEAPGAFNKLSATKTPAFAITVSVLFMGIGVILNYLVPEKAFEYVVSVATGAGIWTWLMILISHVRYRRAVDAGRLPASSFPAPGGSVGSWIAIVFLLFVTCLIAYDHEARVSLYVMAGWAAALGIGWAVLKSRNPEVTDRRDPEPETFEKIG, encoded by the coding sequence ATGACCTCCGCTCAGGTCGACAAGCACGGCGACGGGGCCGTACCCGGCGACGCACCCGAAGAGGGGTACGAGCGCGGGCTCGGCAGCCGTCAGGTCCAGATGATCGCGATCGGCGGCGCCATCGGCGTCGGCCTCTTCCTCAACGCCGGGGCGAACATCGCCAAGGCGGGACCCAGCCTCATCCTGATGTACGCCCTCGCCGGCGTGATCATCTTCTTCATCATGCGGGCACTCGGCGAGCTGCTGCTCTACCGCCCCGTCTCGGGCTCCTTCGCGGAGTACTCCCGCGAGTTCCTCGGCCCGTTCTTCGGCTATTTCACCGGCTGGACGTACTGGCTGCTGTGGGTCGTCACCGGGATGGCGGAGCTGACCGCCGCCGCGATCTACATCAACTACTGGTTCCCCGACGTCCCGCAGTGGGTCTCGGCCCTGGCCTTCCTGGTCGTCCTGTTCGTGGCGAACCTGATCTCGGTGAAGCTGTTCGGCGAGATCGAGTTCTGGTTCTCGATGATCAAGGTGACCGCGATCATCGGCATGATCGTGATCGGCCTCGGTGTCCTCACATTCGGCTTCAGCGCCGCCGGTGACACGGCCGCCGTCTCCAACCTCTGGGCCTACGACGGCTTCTTCCCCAAGGGCATCGGCTCCTCCCTGATGACCCTCCAGGGCGTGATGTTCGCCTACCTCGCCGTCGAGCTGGTCGGCGTCACCGCCGGTGAGTCCGAGAACCCGGAGAAGACCCTCCCCAAGGCGATCAACACCCTGCCCTGGCGCATCGCGCTCTTCTACGTCGGAGCCCTCACCGTCATCCTGTGCGTGGTGAAGTGGACCGAGTTCGCGCCGGGCGTCAGCCCCTTCGTGGCCGCCTTCGCGAAGATCGGCATCCCGGCGGGCGCCGCCATCGTCAACTTCGTGGTCCTCACCGCGGCCCTGTCCTCCTGCAACTCCGGCATGTACTCCACGGGCCGCATGCTGCGCACCCTCGCCGACAGCGGCGAGGCGCCCGGGGCCTTCAACAAGCTGTCCGCCACCAAGACGCCCGCGTTCGCGATCACCGTCTCCGTGCTCTTCATGGGCATCGGCGTGATCCTGAACTACCTCGTCCCGGAGAAGGCCTTCGAGTACGTCGTCTCCGTCGCCACCGGCGCCGGCATCTGGACCTGGCTGATGATCCTGATCAGCCACGTCCGCTACCGCCGCGCGGTCGACGCGGGCCGGCTGCCCGCCTCCTCCTTCCCGGCCCCGGGCGGTTCGGTCGGCAGCTGGATCGCCATCGTCTTCCTGCTCTTCGTCACCTGCCTGATCGCCTACGACCACGAGGCCCGCGTCAGCCTCTACGTCATGGCCGGCTGGGCGGCGGCCCTCGGCATCGGCTGGGCCGTGCTGAAGTCCCGCAACCCGGAGGTCACCGACCGCCGCGACCCGGAGCCGGAGACGTTCGAGAAGATCGGCTGA
- a CDS encoding PTS transporter subunit EIIC: MNASSALQSTHLFQGMQKMGRSLQLPIAVLPAAGILNRLGQPDMFGDEGLGWTDVAKVMDGAGGALLNGELGLPLLFCVGVAIGMARKSDGTTALAAVAGFLVYYSVLHEFPKDCAAGSQAVDTGCQTPEGTVAAFSYQNPGVFGGIVIGLLTAYLWQRYHRTKLVDWLGFFNGRRLVPIIMSFVAIAFAALCLWIWPPVGDALESFSDWLDGLDAWGAGVFGVANRALLVIGLHQFLNVPIWFQFGSYTKPDGEVVHGDINMFLAGDPGAGQFTSGFFPIMMFALPAAALAITHCAKPNRRKEVGGLMTSVALTSFVTGITEPIEYSFLFIAPGLYVVHALLTGVSMAVTWALGVHDGFSFSAGLIDYVINWNLATKPWLIVPIGLCFAAVYYVIFRFAITRFDLKTPGREPEDEVEDMTKP; encoded by the coding sequence ATGAACGCGAGCAGCGCGCTGCAGAGCACCCATCTGTTCCAGGGCATGCAGAAGATGGGCCGCAGCCTCCAACTGCCGATCGCCGTGCTGCCGGCCGCGGGCATCCTCAACCGCCTGGGCCAGCCGGACATGTTCGGCGACGAGGGGCTGGGGTGGACGGACGTCGCCAAGGTGATGGACGGCGCGGGCGGCGCGCTGCTCAACGGCGAGCTGGGGCTGCCGCTGCTGTTCTGCGTGGGCGTGGCGATCGGCATGGCGCGCAAGTCGGACGGGACGACGGCGCTGGCGGCGGTCGCCGGGTTCCTCGTCTACTACAGCGTGCTGCACGAGTTCCCCAAGGACTGCGCGGCCGGTTCCCAGGCCGTCGACACGGGGTGCCAGACCCCGGAGGGGACGGTGGCGGCGTTCTCGTACCAGAACCCGGGGGTCTTCGGCGGGATCGTGATCGGGCTGCTCACCGCGTATCTCTGGCAGCGCTACCACCGTACGAAGCTGGTCGACTGGCTCGGGTTCTTCAACGGGCGGCGGCTGGTGCCGATCATCATGTCGTTCGTGGCGATCGCGTTCGCCGCGCTCTGCCTATGGATCTGGCCGCCGGTCGGTGACGCGCTGGAGAGCTTCAGCGACTGGCTGGACGGTCTGGACGCGTGGGGCGCGGGGGTGTTCGGGGTCGCGAACCGGGCGCTGCTCGTGATCGGGCTGCACCAGTTCCTGAACGTGCCCATCTGGTTCCAGTTCGGCAGTTACACCAAGCCGGACGGGGAGGTCGTGCACGGTGACATCAACATGTTCCTCGCCGGGGACCCGGGCGCGGGGCAGTTCACCTCCGGGTTCTTCCCGATCATGATGTTCGCGCTGCCGGCCGCCGCGCTGGCCATCACGCACTGCGCGAAGCCGAACCGGCGCAAGGAGGTCGGCGGGCTGATGACCTCGGTGGCGCTGACGTCGTTCGTCACCGGGATCACCGAGCCCATCGAATACTCGTTCCTGTTCATCGCGCCGGGGCTGTATGTGGTGCACGCGTTGCTGACGGGTGTGTCGATGGCGGTGACCTGGGCGCTCGGGGTGCATGACGGCTTCAGCTTCTCCGCCGGGCTCATCGACTACGTCATCAACTGGAACCTCGCGACCAAGCCGTGGCTGATCGTGCCGATCGGGCTGTGCTTCGCCGCCGTGTACTACGTGATCTTCCGGTTCGCGATCACGAGGTTCGATCTGAAGACCCCGGGGCGGGAGCCGGAGGACGAGGTGGAGGACATGACGAAGCCGTAG
- a CDS encoding DUF2087 domain-containing protein, with protein MNTPPTDPPPSCRDLVGVLAQTDRRDAFAALALGATSLDEVAERTGLRPAAAAVALRRLVDGRLAAYDADARAYRLLDDTFRLAVRAEVRISGRGGGDGAGAYFRKGRLTSVPGSAEVRARVLAVVADSFDAGAAYSEAQVNALCGQWFDDWVTLRRALVDEGLLRRDESGTRYVRV; from the coding sequence ATGAACACACCCCCCACCGACCCGCCGCCCTCCTGCCGCGACCTCGTCGGTGTGCTCGCCCAGACCGACCGGCGGGACGCCTTCGCGGCGCTCGCGCTCGGCGCGACCTCCCTGGACGAGGTGGCGGAGCGGACGGGGCTGCGCCCGGCCGCCGCGGCGGTCGCGCTGCGCAGGCTCGTCGACGGGCGGCTCGCCGCGTACGACGCCGACGCCCGCGCCTACCGGCTCCTGGACGACACGTTCCGGCTGGCCGTCCGGGCGGAGGTACGGATCTCCGGGCGCGGCGGCGGGGACGGCGCGGGGGCCTATTTCCGCAAGGGCCGACTGACCTCGGTCCCCGGTTCCGCCGAGGTGCGCGCCCGGGTGCTGGCCGTCGTCGCCGACTCCTTCGACGCCGGGGCTGCCTACTCCGAGGCGCAGGTCAACGCGTTGTGCGGCCAGTGGTTCGACGACTGGGTGACCCTGCGCCGGGCGCTCGTGGACGAGGGGCTGCTGCGCCGCGACGAATCGGGCACGCGGTACGTACGGGTGTGA
- a CDS encoding PTS transporter subunit EIIC gives MSTATAPTAAPTKKWGSGLFQGLQKVGRSLQLPIAVLPAAGILLRLGQADVQEKLNLPDKVTAVFATAGGAIFDNLPMLFCIGVAIGFAKKSDGSTALAALVGFLVYSNVLKAFPVSEAKVQAGADIAATYNNPGVLGGIIMGLLSAVLWQRYHRKKLVDWLGFFNGRRLVPIVMAFVGTAMGVFFGLVWEPIGEVISDAGEWITGLGAAGAGLFGLINRALIPIGMHQFVNTVSWFQIGDFTNAAGDVVHGDLNRFFAGDPTAGQFMSGFFPIMMFGLPAAAIAIAHSARPERRKAVMGMMISLALTSFVTGVTEPIEFSFMFIAPLLYVIHAVLTAISMAVTWALGVHAGFTFSAGAIDYGLNWSLATKPWLIIPIGLVFAAIYYTVFRFAITRFNLPTPGREPEEEVEDLTKA, from the coding sequence ATGAGCACCGCCACCGCGCCAACGGCGGCCCCCACGAAGAAGTGGGGATCCGGTCTTTTCCAGGGCCTGCAGAAGGTCGGCCGCAGCCTGCAGTTGCCCATCGCCGTGTTGCCTGCGGCGGGCATCCTGCTCCGCCTCGGCCAGGCCGACGTCCAGGAGAAGCTGAACCTGCCCGACAAGGTCACGGCGGTCTTCGCCACGGCCGGTGGCGCCATCTTCGACAACCTGCCGATGCTGTTCTGCATCGGTGTCGCGATCGGCTTCGCCAAGAAGTCGGACGGCTCCACCGCCCTGGCCGCGCTGGTCGGGTTCCTGGTGTACAGCAACGTCCTGAAGGCCTTCCCCGTGTCGGAGGCCAAGGTGCAGGCGGGCGCGGACATAGCCGCGACCTACAACAACCCCGGTGTCCTCGGCGGCATCATCATGGGTCTGCTGTCCGCGGTGCTCTGGCAGCGCTACCACCGCAAGAAGCTGGTGGACTGGCTCGGCTTCTTCAACGGCCGCCGGCTCGTCCCGATCGTCATGGCCTTCGTCGGTACCGCCATGGGCGTCTTCTTCGGCCTGGTCTGGGAGCCGATCGGTGAGGTCATCTCCGACGCCGGTGAGTGGATCACCGGTCTGGGCGCCGCGGGTGCCGGTCTGTTCGGTCTGATCAACCGCGCGCTGATCCCGATCGGCATGCACCAGTTCGTCAACACGGTCTCCTGGTTCCAGATCGGCGACTTCACCAACGCCGCGGGCGACGTGGTGCACGGCGACCTCAACCGCTTCTTCGCCGGTGACCCGACCGCCGGTCAGTTCATGTCCGGCTTCTTCCCGATCATGATGTTCGGTCTGCCGGCCGCCGCGATCGCGATCGCCCACTCCGCCCGCCCGGAGCGCCGCAAGGCCGTGATGGGCATGATGATCTCGCTCGCCCTGACCTCCTTCGTGACCGGTGTGACCGAGCCGATCGAGTTCTCGTTCATGTTCATCGCCCCGCTGCTGTACGTGATCCACGCGGTGCTCACGGCCATCTCCATGGCGGTCACCTGGGCGCTCGGCGTCCATGCCGGCTTCACGTTCTCCGCGGGCGCCATCGACTACGGCCTCAACTGGAGCCTCGCCACCAAGCCCTGGTTGATCATCCCGATCGGCCTGGTCTTCGCGGCGATCTACTACACCGTCTTCCGCTTCGCCATCACCAGGTTCAACCTGCCGACCCCGGGCCGCGAACCCGAGGAGGAGGTCGAGGACCTCACCAAGGCGTGA
- a CDS encoding type II toxin-antitoxin system PemK/MazF family toxin, giving the protein MDTSWWLALAAVVALAVVATVVDGWGRSRRPPRRSRRPGGRARPPGRPERARGPVPRPRPAEIWWASVPFEDGPGGKDRPCLVLAVRGDRARVAKITSRYRDERAGVIPLPPGAVGDARGRPSYLETGELREVPVRDFRRKAGVADPTLWDQVRHLSG; this is encoded by the coding sequence ATGGACACGTCTTGGTGGTTGGCCCTCGCGGCGGTGGTGGCGCTGGCGGTGGTCGCGACGGTCGTCGACGGGTGGGGGCGGTCACGGCGACCGCCGCGGCGGTCACGCCGGCCGGGTGGGCGGGCCCGGCCGCCGGGGCGTCCCGAGCGGGCGCGGGGGCCTGTGCCGCGGCCCCGGCCCGCCGAGATCTGGTGGGCGAGTGTGCCGTTCGAGGACGGGCCCGGGGGCAAGGACCGGCCGTGTCTGGTGCTGGCCGTGCGGGGTGACCGGGCGCGGGTCGCCAAGATCACGAGCCGCTACCGCGACGAACGGGCCGGGGTGATCCCGCTGCCGCCGGGCGCGGTCGGTGACGCGCGGGGGCGTCCGAGTTACCTGGAGACGGGCGAACTGCGCGAGGTGCCGGTCCGCGACTTCCGCCGCAAGGCGGGGGTGGCCGACCCGACCCTCTGGGACCAGGTCCGCCATCTGTCCGGCTGA
- a CDS encoding LacI family DNA-binding transcriptional regulator: MTRQTRRLPGRRPTLDDVARGSGVSKSTVSRVINGEDKVRAAVVERVREVIAELGYVPNSAARQLVTRRNNAIAVVASQPQNRLFIDPFFDLHLRGIRKELVAHGAQPVLLFLEEPEEYPRVGDFLGGGHVDGALLFSLRADDPLPGMIDRLGLPAVFGGRPLVREGEPVHDRVYVDADNRGGAREAVRHLVALGRERVATITGPVDREASALDRLDGYRDVLPDASPVLVEHSDYTRQGGVDAMAALLDRRPDLDAVFVASDLMASGALQVLRERGRRVPDDVAVVGFDDLAPIAEHTDPPLTTVHQDIEGMGRLMARLLFSGAQDPAGPGATGAASPLSSVVTPTRLVVRRSA; this comes from the coding sequence TTGACTCGACAGACACGGCGACTGCCCGGCCGCCGCCCCACCCTCGACGACGTCGCACGCGGCTCGGGGGTGTCCAAGTCCACCGTGTCGCGGGTCATCAACGGCGAGGACAAGGTCCGCGCGGCGGTCGTCGAACGGGTCCGGGAGGTCATCGCCGAACTGGGCTACGTGCCGAACTCCGCCGCCCGCCAACTGGTCACCCGACGCAACAACGCCATCGCGGTCGTCGCCAGCCAGCCGCAGAACCGGCTCTTCATCGACCCCTTCTTCGACCTCCACCTGCGCGGCATCCGCAAGGAACTGGTCGCCCACGGCGCACAGCCCGTCCTCCTCTTCCTGGAGGAGCCCGAGGAGTACCCGCGCGTCGGCGACTTCCTGGGCGGCGGCCATGTCGACGGCGCCCTGCTGTTCTCCCTGCGCGCCGACGACCCGCTGCCCGGCATGATCGACCGGCTGGGCCTGCCCGCCGTCTTCGGCGGCCGTCCCCTGGTCCGCGAGGGCGAGCCCGTGCACGACCGGGTGTACGTCGACGCCGACAACCGGGGCGGTGCCCGCGAGGCCGTCCGCCATCTGGTCGCCCTGGGCCGCGAACGCGTCGCGACGATCACCGGCCCGGTCGACCGGGAGGCCTCCGCCCTCGACCGTCTCGACGGCTACCGGGACGTGCTGCCGGACGCCTCACCCGTCCTCGTCGAACACTCCGACTACACCCGGCAGGGCGGCGTCGACGCCATGGCCGCACTCCTGGACCGCCGCCCCGACCTGGACGCCGTCTTCGTCGCCTCCGACCTGATGGCCTCCGGCGCGCTGCAGGTGCTGCGCGAGCGCGGGCGCCGGGTGCCCGACGACGTGGCCGTCGTCGGCTTCGACGACCTCGCGCCCATCGCCGAGCACACCGACCCGCCGCTGACCACCGTCCACCAGGACATCGAGGGCATGGGCCGGCTCATGGCCCGGCTGCTGTTCAGCGGCGCGCAGGACCCCGCGGGCCCCGGCGCGACGGGGGCGGCGAGCCCGCTGTCCTCGGTGGTCACCCCCACCCGGCTGGTCGTCCGGCGGTCGGCCTGA
- the rdgB gene encoding RdgB/HAM1 family non-canonical purine NTP pyrophosphatase: MTRLILATRNAGKLTELKAILADAGLAHELVGADAYPDIPDVKETGVTFAENALLKAHALARATGFPAIADDSGLCVDVLNGAPGIFSARWAGRHGDDRANLDLLLAQLGDIPDEHRGAHFNCAAALALPDGTERVVEGQLRGVLLRSPAGTNGFGYDPILQPDGETRTCAELTAEEKNAISHRGEAFRGLVPVLRELLG; this comes from the coding sequence ATGACCCGCCTGATCCTCGCCACCCGCAACGCCGGCAAGCTCACCGAGCTGAAGGCCATCCTCGCCGACGCGGGCCTCGCCCATGAACTCGTCGGCGCGGACGCCTACCCGGACATCCCCGACGTCAAGGAAACCGGCGTCACCTTCGCCGAGAACGCCCTGCTGAAGGCCCACGCCCTCGCCCGGGCCACCGGCTTCCCCGCCATCGCCGACGACTCCGGCCTCTGCGTCGACGTCCTGAACGGCGCCCCCGGCATCTTCTCCGCCCGCTGGGCCGGCCGCCACGGCGACGACAGGGCCAACCTGGACCTGCTCCTGGCCCAGCTCGGCGACATCCCCGACGAACACCGCGGCGCCCACTTCAACTGCGCGGCGGCCCTCGCCCTGCCGGACGGCACGGAACGGGTCGTCGAGGGACAGCTGAGGGGCGTACTGCTGCGTTCACCGGCCGGCACGAACGGCTTCGGCTACGACCCGATCCTCCAGCCGGACGGCGAGACCCGGACGTGCGCCGAGCTGACGGCCGAGGAGAAGAACGCGATCAGCCATCGGGGGGAGGCGTTCCGGGGGCTGGTGCCGGTGTTGCGGGAGCTGTTGGGCTGA